Proteins from a genomic interval of Pseudomonas paeninsulae:
- a CDS encoding MFS transporter — MRIIWKSFRSLYFATLLMLLGSGLLSTYLALRLAETVDGLWVGALMAANYIGLVLGGKLGHRLIGRVGHIRAYVACAGVVTAAVLGHGLTDWLPAWLLLRMLVGLAMMCQYMVIESWLNEQAETSQRGQVFSGYMGASYLGLILGQLVLVVHPTLGLELLMLVALCFALCLVPVALTHRLHPAPMHPAPLELHFFIKRVPLSLTTIGVAGLIIGAFYGLAPLYATRMGLSTEQVGLFMGSCIFAGLLVQWPLGWLSDRCDRASLIRGCAVLLALAALPLALMPEADLRVLLGVGFVIGVLQFSLYPLAVAFANDHVEGERRVSLTAMLLVTFGVGASIGPLLAGVLMRFWGANMLYAFVSCSALILIWRVRPDNITHLHQVDDAPLHHIAMPDNMTSSPLVAALDPRVDEQVVQDQMLDGSAADMAAAGAVDPAEQMPRP; from the coding sequence ATGCGCATTATCTGGAAGTCTTTTCGTTCGCTGTATTTCGCCACTCTGTTGATGTTGCTGGGGTCGGGTTTGTTGAGTACCTACCTGGCGTTGCGCTTGGCTGAAACGGTGGATGGTCTATGGGTGGGTGCCTTGATGGCGGCCAACTATATCGGCCTGGTACTGGGCGGCAAGCTGGGGCACCGGCTGATCGGCCGGGTCGGGCATATTCGCGCTTATGTCGCTTGTGCCGGGGTTGTCACTGCAGCGGTGTTGGGCCACGGCCTGACCGACTGGCTGCCGGCCTGGCTGCTACTGCGCATGCTGGTGGGCCTGGCCATGATGTGCCAATACATGGTGATCGAAAGCTGGCTCAACGAGCAGGCGGAAACCAGTCAACGCGGCCAGGTGTTTTCCGGGTATATGGGCGCGTCCTATCTGGGGTTAATCCTCGGTCAATTGGTCTTGGTGGTGCATCCGACTCTCGGCCTTGAACTGCTGATGCTGGTCGCGCTGTGCTTTGCCCTGTGCCTGGTGCCGGTGGCATTGACCCATCGACTGCACCCGGCGCCCATGCATCCGGCACCGCTGGAGTTGCACTTCTTCATCAAGCGGGTGCCCTTGTCGCTGACCACTATTGGCGTTGCCGGCCTGATAATTGGTGCGTTCTACGGTTTGGCGCCGCTGTATGCGACCCGCATGGGTTTGTCTACCGAGCAGGTCGGTCTATTCATGGGTAGCTGCATTTTTGCCGGCCTGCTGGTGCAATGGCCGCTCGGCTGGTTGTCGGATCGTTGCGATCGGGCCTCGTTGATCCGTGGCTGTGCGGTGTTGTTGGCTTTGGCGGCGTTGCCTCTGGCGTTGATGCCCGAGGCGGACTTGAGGGTATTGCTCGGTGTCGGTTTCGTCATCGGCGTGTTGCAGTTCAGTCTCTACCCCCTGGCCGTGGCTTTTGCCAACGACCACGTCGAGGGCGAACGGCGCGTCTCGCTGACCGCCATGTTGCTGGTGACCTTTGGTGTCGGTGCCAGTATCGGCCCACTGTTGGCCGGTGTGTTGATGCGCTTTTGGGGCGCCAATATGCTCTATGCCTTCGTCAGTTGCTCGGCCTTGATCCTGATCTGGCGGGTGCGCCCGGATAACATCACCCACCTGCACCAGGTCGACGATGCCCCGCTGCACCACATCGCGATGCCGGACAACATGACCAGTTCGCCCCTGGTTGCCGCCCTTGACCCGCGGGTCGACGAGCAGGTCGTGCAGGATCAGATGCTCGATGGCAGCGCCGCCGATATGGCCGCCGCCGGAGCGGTTGATCCGGCTGAGCAGATGCCGCGGCCGTGA
- a CDS encoding GNAT family N-acetyltransferase produces MTQPASRHVPDSPFTHLTLRAACSGDARALSALLQQLAPNEARADPKLLALRLSELTANRIVLVAERDGKLLGTCTLHLIEHLAHNFARSAILEDVVVDADARGLGIGQALIDKAIERARAWGCYKLALSSNQSREQAHRFYQGLGFKPHGISLALALD; encoded by the coding sequence ATGACCCAGCCAGCTTCCAGGCATGTGCCAGATTCCCCATTTACTCACTTGACCCTGCGCGCCGCCTGCTCCGGCGACGCCCGGGCACTGAGCGCGTTGCTGCAGCAACTGGCCCCGAATGAAGCACGCGCCGACCCAAAACTACTGGCCCTGCGCCTGAGTGAACTGACGGCCAACCGCATCGTGCTGGTGGCTGAGCGCGACGGCAAACTGCTCGGCACCTGCACGCTTCACCTGATTGAACACCTGGCGCACAACTTCGCCCGCTCGGCGATTCTCGAAGACGTGGTAGTGGATGCCGACGCACGAGGCCTGGGTATCGGCCAGGCCTTGATCGACAAGGCCATCGAACGCGCCCGCGCCTGGGGCTGCTACAAGCTGGCGCTATCGAGCAACCAGAGCCGCGAGCAAGCCCATCGTTTCTACCAAGGCCTAGGCTTCAAGCCGCACGGCATCAGCCTGGCCCTTGCACTCGACTGA
- a CDS encoding YceH family protein — MTSETTTAPIDVPLTPAEARILGCLIEKQATTPEVYPLTLNALVLACNQKTSREPLMNLNPGQVGQGLRSLEGRSLARLVMGSRADRWEHRADKALELVAAQVVLIGLLLLRGPQTVNELLARSSRMYAFEDAEQLQHNLERLITRGLLCQLPRQTGQREDRYMHLLGDPADLQAIMEARASHVERPAASAYDESRLDALEARVAELEERLARLE, encoded by the coding sequence ATGACCAGCGAAACCACAACTGCGCCCATCGATGTGCCGCTGACACCTGCCGAAGCTCGAATTCTGGGCTGCCTGATCGAGAAGCAGGCGACCACCCCTGAGGTTTACCCGCTAACCCTGAATGCCCTGGTGCTGGCCTGCAACCAGAAAACCAGCCGCGAGCCCTTGATGAATCTCAATCCTGGTCAGGTCGGCCAGGGGTTGCGCAGTCTGGAAGGGCGAAGCCTGGCGCGTCTGGTGATGGGCAGTCGCGCCGATCGCTGGGAACATCGTGCAGATAAGGCTCTGGAGTTGGTGGCGGCCCAGGTCGTGTTGATCGGTCTGCTGCTGTTGCGTGGGCCGCAAACGGTCAACGAGTTGCTGGCGCGCAGCAGTCGCATGTACGCCTTCGAGGATGCCGAGCAGTTGCAGCACAATCTGGAGCGCTTGATCACCCGTGGTTTGCTCTGCCAATTGCCGCGCCAGACCGGGCAGCGAGAGGATCGTTATATGCACCTCCTGGGCGATCCAGCCGACCTTCAAGCCATCATGGAAGCCCGCGCGAGCCACGTCGAGCGTCCGGCAGCCAGTGCATACGATGAGAGTCGCCTGGATGCCCTGGAAGCACGGGTGGCCGAATTGGAGGAGCGTCTGGCGCGCCTGGAGTAG
- a CDS encoding flagellar brake protein, with protein MSLYLPGEFWTVSNPFIEDDGPQPPVVLKAPVEIVANLRQLQQNHDPLVITFHERSQRFQSYLIEVERDKNRLTLDEMIPNDGERFLQNGEPFRIEAFHEGVRVAWECLQPVQIAEYQGARCYFSPMPEEVHYHQRRNAYRVPLKQIEPVKIELAGAKLRSPITGQLLDISATGCKVRLPGNIASSLHSGQVYESFTAQLPFGALTIAVELRHVQYEETLDTTFAGVRFHRLNGLEQRQVERFVYQLQRDARRFDSDGLF; from the coding sequence TTGTCACTGTATCTGCCTGGAGAGTTCTGGACCGTGTCCAACCCCTTTATCGAGGACGATGGCCCGCAACCACCGGTGGTTCTCAAAGCCCCCGTGGAAATCGTGGCTAATCTGCGCCAACTACAACAGAACCACGACCCGCTGGTGATCACCTTCCACGAACGCAGCCAACGTTTCCAGAGCTATCTGATTGAAGTCGAACGCGATAAAAACCGTCTGACTCTCGACGAGATGATCCCCAACGATGGCGAGCGCTTCCTGCAGAACGGCGAACCTTTTCGCATCGAAGCCTTCCATGAAGGTGTGCGCGTGGCCTGGGAGTGCCTGCAGCCTGTACAGATAGCCGAGTACCAGGGTGCACGCTGCTACTTCAGCCCGATGCCTGAAGAAGTGCACTATCACCAGCGCCGCAATGCTTACAGAGTGCCACTCAAGCAAATAGAACCGGTCAAGATCGAACTGGCCGGCGCCAAGTTGCGCAGCCCCATAACGGGACAACTGCTGGATATTTCCGCCACCGGCTGCAAAGTACGCTTGCCGGGCAATATCGCCAGCAGCCTGCACTCTGGCCAGGTTTATGAAAGCTTTACTGCTCAACTGCCCTTCGGCGCGCTGACCATTGCCGTGGAACTGCGCCATGTGCAGTATGAAGAGACACTCGACACGACCTTTGCCGGCGTGCGCTTTCATCGCCTGAACGGCCTGGAGCAACGCCAGGTCGAGCGCTTCGTCTACCAACTGCAGCGTGATGCACGCCGCTTCGACAGCGATGGCTTGTTCTAG
- a CDS encoding TIGR04282 family arsenosugar biosynthesis glycosyltransferase, giving the protein MNLSISLHMLARAPVPGRVKTRLIPVLGEEGACDLQRLLLERALQLPAEGFTQRFLWLDDSPDAQLQVLAEQLNWTLVEQPAGDLGERMRCIATLGLAESDAVVLIGNDCPALDGEYLSGACEALHGQPVVLGPAEDGGYVLLGLRRVDPLLFHAMPWGTDQVLSMTCERLQQLDWRHQLLPALWDVDRPEDLPRLAALGIRVDV; this is encoded by the coding sequence ATGAATCTGTCGATTTCTTTGCACATGCTGGCGCGTGCACCTGTGCCGGGGCGGGTGAAAACCCGGCTGATTCCTGTTCTGGGTGAAGAAGGCGCGTGTGACCTGCAGCGGTTATTACTCGAACGGGCCTTGCAGCTTCCGGCGGAAGGGTTCACTCAGCGGTTCTTGTGGCTGGACGACAGTCCGGATGCGCAGCTGCAGGTACTCGCCGAGCAGTTGAACTGGACGCTGGTTGAGCAGCCCGCCGGCGATCTGGGTGAGCGCATGCGATGCATAGCGACCTTGGGGCTGGCGGAAAGCGATGCCGTGGTGTTGATCGGCAACGATTGCCCGGCGCTGGATGGCGAGTACCTCAGTGGTGCTTGCGAGGCATTGCACGGGCAGCCAGTCGTGCTGGGGCCGGCCGAGGATGGAGGTTACGTCCTGCTCGGCTTGCGCCGCGTCGATCCCTTGCTGTTTCACGCCATGCCCTGGGGAACCGATCAGGTCTTGAGCATGACCTGCGAGCGCCTGCAGCAGTTGGACTGGCGTCATCAGCTGTTGCCGGCGTTGTGGGATGTCGATCGCCCGGAAGACCTGCCACGGCTGGCGGCGCTGGGGATCCGGGTCGACGTCTGA
- a CDS encoding sodium-dependent transporter: MSQDSIVAGASAGPSSSAAARGLWSSRWVFFLAATGSAVGLGNIWKFPYITGQNGGGAFVLVYLACILAIGIPLLMAEVMIGRRGRANPEGAFAAVARQAGASRHWRWLGTLAVLTGFLILSFYAVVAGWALAYAPAAAMGSFAGLDGESSGALFGAMLGDPWKLAGYATLVLLLTLGIVALGVREGLERALRFMMPGLFALLLILVGYAATTGHFLEAVHFLFDADFSKLTGQGVLVALGHAFFTLSLASGAMMVYGSYLPAGTSIVKTSLMVALADTGVALLAGLAIFPLVFANGLEPGAGPGLIFVTLPIAFGQMPFGQVVGGLFFIMLALAALTSAISLSEPTIAWLGEKFGIGRFKAVLLSGLALWVLSLGTVFSFNAWAEFTLFGKTFFDSLDYLTTNLMMPLGGLGTVLFTGWALSRTTVQEALGVGHAPLFKLWWQLLRWVTPVGILVVFLHTLGLFA, encoded by the coding sequence ATGAGTCAAGACAGCATCGTCGCCGGCGCCAGTGCCGGTCCCAGCAGCAGTGCAGCAGCACGCGGCCTCTGGTCGTCGCGCTGGGTTTTCTTCCTCGCCGCCACCGGTTCGGCGGTGGGCCTGGGTAACATCTGGAAGTTCCCCTATATCACCGGGCAGAACGGTGGTGGCGCCTTCGTCCTGGTCTACCTGGCCTGCATCCTGGCCATTGGCATACCGCTGTTGATGGCCGAGGTGATGATCGGTCGTCGTGGCCGGGCCAACCCTGAGGGGGCCTTCGCCGCCGTGGCCAGGCAGGCGGGTGCCAGTCGCCATTGGCGCTGGTTGGGCACGCTGGCCGTGCTCACCGGCTTTCTTATCCTCAGTTTCTACGCGGTGGTAGCCGGCTGGGCCTTGGCCTATGCGCCGGCGGCGGCCATGGGCAGCTTTGCCGGGTTGGACGGCGAAAGCAGCGGCGCATTGTTCGGCGCCATGCTCGGCGATCCCTGGAAGCTGGCCGGTTACGCCACCCTGGTGTTGCTGCTGACCCTGGGCATCGTCGCCCTGGGCGTGCGCGAGGGTCTGGAGCGCGCGCTGCGTTTCATGATGCCGGGGCTGTTCGCGCTGCTGCTGATCCTGGTGGGCTATGCCGCCACCACCGGGCATTTCCTCGAGGCCGTGCACTTTCTGTTCGACGCCGACTTCAGCAAACTGACCGGTCAGGGCGTGCTGGTAGCCCTGGGACACGCCTTCTTCACCCTCAGTTTGGCCAGCGGCGCGATGATGGTATACGGCTCCTACCTGCCGGCCGGCACTTCCATCGTCAAGACCTCGTTGATGGTGGCCCTGGCGGATACCGGGGTGGCCTTGCTGGCCGGTCTGGCGATCTTCCCGCTGGTGTTCGCCAACGGCCTGGAGCCGGGCGCGGGTCCTGGGTTGATCTTCGTCACCCTGCCTATCGCCTTCGGCCAGATGCCCTTTGGTCAGGTGGTCGGCGGACTGTTCTTCATCATGCTGGCCCTCGCCGCGCTGACCTCGGCGATCTCCCTGAGTGAGCCGACCATCGCCTGGCTCGGCGAGAAATTCGGCATCGGTCGGTTCAAGGCGGTGCTGTTGAGTGGCCTGGCACTCTGGGTGCTCAGTCTGGGTACGGTGTTTTCGTTCAACGCTTGGGCGGAATTCACCCTGTTCGGCAAGACCTTCTTCGACAGCCTGGACTACCTGACCACCAACCTGATGATGCCCCTCGGCGGGCTGGGGACGGTGCTGTTCACCGGGTGGGCGTTGAGCCGCACAACCGTGCAGGAAGCCTTGGGCGTCGGCCATGCGCCGTTGTTCAAACTATGGTGGCAGCTGCTGCGCTGGGTCACGCCGGTAGGCATCCTGGTGGTGTTCCTGCATACCCTGGGGCTGTTCGCATAG
- a CDS encoding Glu/Leu/Phe/Val dehydrogenase dimerization domain-containing protein has product MSVFSHIDFDHHEQVVYGHDQASGLKAIIAIHNRNLGPALGGCRMWPYVSDEAALRDVLRLSRGMSYKSALARLPLGGGKAVIIGNPHTGKSEALFQAMGDFVDSLGGRYITAADSGTGVGEMQIMAERTRHVAGAGQREAFGGGMRNGDPSPSTAYGVFIGLQAAVKHRLGRDDLKGLRVAIQGVGQVGFGLAQQLKEAGAELWVTDIVEANVRRAVEQLGATAVGQNDIYGLEVDVFAPCAMGAIINPQTLEALRAPVIAGAANNQLADAGLAEELRRRGYLYAPDYAINAGGIIDVCYERNGGSTADLKAHIEGIGATLAEIFQRAEHEGSTTTAVADRMAQERLHAGV; this is encoded by the coding sequence ATGTCCGTATTTTCCCATATCGACTTCGATCACCACGAGCAGGTGGTCTACGGCCACGATCAGGCCAGTGGTTTGAAGGCCATCATCGCCATCCATAACCGCAATCTAGGGCCGGCCCTTGGCGGTTGCCGCATGTGGCCCTATGTCTCCGATGAGGCAGCGTTGCGCGATGTGCTGCGCCTGTCGCGGGGCATGAGTTACAAGTCGGCGCTGGCCAGGCTGCCACTGGGTGGCGGCAAGGCGGTGATCATCGGCAACCCACACACCGGCAAGAGCGAGGCGCTGTTTCAGGCCATGGGCGATTTCGTCGACAGCCTGGGCGGGCGCTACATCACCGCCGCCGACTCCGGTACTGGCGTCGGGGAAATGCAGATCATGGCCGAACGCACCCGCCATGTCGCCGGCGCCGGCCAGCGCGAGGCTTTCGGCGGCGGCATGCGCAATGGCGACCCGTCGCCGTCCACCGCCTACGGGGTATTCATCGGCCTGCAGGCGGCAGTCAAGCACCGCCTCGGTCGTGACGATCTCAAAGGTCTGCGGGTGGCGATCCAGGGCGTTGGTCAGGTCGGTTTCGGCCTGGCGCAGCAGCTCAAGGAGGCGGGCGCCGAATTGTGGGTGACCGACATCGTCGAGGCCAATGTGCGCCGCGCAGTGGAGCAACTGGGCGCCACTGCCGTGGGCCAGAACGACATCTACGGCCTGGAGGTGGATGTGTTTGCCCCCTGCGCCATGGGCGCCATCATCAACCCGCAGACCCTCGAAGCGCTGCGCGCCCCAGTGATCGCCGGGGCGGCCAACAACCAGCTGGCCGATGCCGGGCTGGCCGAGGAACTGCGCCGGCGTGGCTACCTGTATGCCCCGGATTACGCGATCAATGCTGGCGGCATCATCGATGTCTGCTACGAGCGCAACGGCGGCAGCACCGCCGACCTCAAGGCGCATATCGAAGGCATCGGCGCCACCCTGGCGGAGATTTTCCAGCGTGCCGAGCACGAAGGCAGCACCACCACGGCGGTGGCTGATCGCATGGCCCAGGAGCGCCTGCACGCCGGCGTCTAA
- the flgM gene encoding flagellar biosynthesis anti-sigma factor FlgM: MVIDFNRLNNAPTPANSGRVGGAQPGGRNEAISDKPTSPPPTQAQPADASKSGESVQFSREAQQLQKISEKLADQPTVNKERVAQLKQAILDGSYQVDSQRVASKLLDFESQQR; encoded by the coding sequence ATGGTCATCGACTTCAACCGGCTAAACAATGCCCCCACTCCTGCCAATTCAGGGCGTGTGGGCGGCGCTCAGCCTGGTGGCCGGAATGAAGCCATCAGCGACAAACCGACCAGCCCGCCACCAACTCAGGCCCAGCCGGCAGACGCCAGCAAGAGCGGCGAGTCGGTGCAGTTCAGCCGCGAAGCGCAACAGCTGCAAAAGATCAGCGAAAAATTGGCTGACCAGCCAACCGTCAATAAAGAGCGCGTTGCCCAGCTCAAACAAGCGATCCTTGACGGCAGTTACCAAGTCGACAGCCAACGCGTTGCCAGCAAACTGCTCGACTTCGAATCCCAGCAGCGCTAG
- the flgA gene encoding flagellar basal body P-ring formation chaperone FlgA — MNAETTIFRHFDRSRYQYLPAKGRLWLAVLPALLALGYSSVAPAAVTLPEQLIGATQSFLELTVVDYLQRSEIQGRHEVEINRIDPRLRLPLCDKELTISLESPAQPIGRVTMRVRCDGSSPWTVFVPGEVRLYRDVVTAIRPLKRETVLSDMDVSLMERDVGLLNQGYLTSLKQVVGKKLTRPLQPDQVVAPAHVEQAEAIRKGEQVVISARSGGMSVRTPGEALSDGAIGKQISVRNQRSKRIVKARVIGPGQVEVAM, encoded by the coding sequence ATGAACGCAGAAACGACAATTTTTCGACACTTCGACCGGAGCAGGTATCAATACCTGCCGGCAAAAGGCCGCCTTTGGCTGGCAGTTTTACCTGCTTTGCTCGCGCTCGGCTACAGCTCCGTGGCACCTGCCGCAGTAACCTTGCCTGAACAGCTTATCGGCGCCACCCAGAGTTTTCTTGAGCTAACGGTGGTCGACTACCTGCAGCGCAGCGAAATTCAAGGCCGGCATGAGGTTGAAATCAACCGTATCGATCCACGCTTACGCCTGCCCCTGTGCGACAAGGAATTGACGATCAGTCTGGAAAGCCCTGCCCAACCGATCGGGCGTGTCACCATGCGGGTGCGCTGCGATGGCAGTTCACCTTGGACGGTTTTCGTTCCCGGAGAAGTCAGGCTGTACCGTGACGTGGTCACCGCCATCCGCCCACTCAAGCGTGAGACCGTTCTGTCAGACATGGATGTGAGCCTGATGGAGCGCGATGTCGGCCTACTCAACCAAGGTTATCTGACCAGCCTCAAGCAGGTTGTTGGCAAAAAACTGACGCGCCCGTTGCAACCCGATCAGGTAGTGGCGCCGGCGCATGTCGAGCAAGCCGAGGCCATTCGCAAAGGCGAGCAGGTGGTGATCAGCGCACGCAGTGGCGGCATGAGCGTGCGCACACCGGGCGAAGCCCTATCCGACGGGGCCATCGGCAAACAGATCAGTGTGCGCAACCAACGCTCGAAACGTATAGTCAAAGCACGGGTAATAGGACCTGGCCAAGTTGAAGTAGCCATGTAG
- a CDS encoding flagella synthesis protein FlgN has product MHDTTLLKLFNDDIGSAEQLLELIDNEFQALGERDLVRLQSILETKQPLLALLDQHGQARSQLLLSLQLSADNSGLQALAERSSQGAELLERGDQLHALLECCQAANLRNGRLIRSNQASTSSILGILRGGETPSLYDSRGSTARAGQQRPLSQA; this is encoded by the coding sequence ATGCACGATACAACCCTGCTTAAGCTTTTCAACGACGATATCGGCAGCGCCGAGCAACTGCTCGAACTGATCGATAACGAATTCCAGGCCCTCGGCGAGCGCGACCTGGTTCGTTTGCAAAGTATTTTGGAAACTAAGCAACCACTGCTAGCGTTGCTCGATCAACACGGTCAGGCGCGCAGCCAACTGCTGCTCAGCCTACAATTGAGCGCCGACAACTCAGGGCTGCAAGCCCTTGCCGAACGCTCTAGTCAAGGCGCCGAACTCCTTGAGCGCGGCGACCAACTGCACGCCCTGCTCGAATGCTGCCAAGCTGCCAATTTACGCAACGGTCGCTTGATTCGCTCCAACCAAGCATCGACAAGCAGCATCCTCGGCATTCTCCGCGGTGGCGAAACCCCCAGCCTCTATGACAGCCGCGGCAGCACCGCTAGAGCCGGTCAGCAGCGCCCGCTCAGTCAGGCCTGA
- a CDS encoding glutamine synthetase family protein, giving the protein MTAAGFLEGRRLQMARGVLLQCIMGGYPAPRFYGSDDGDLALNAVPTQIHRLPWSDTPCALAICDADELDGSSSGLSTRGLLKQVVANYSAHGWLPVVATELEFFVFAPNPDPQQAFQPPAGLDGRREDGSSAFSASSNNGLRPFFSEVYRCMAALGLPRDTCMHEMGVSQFEINLLHGDPLLLADQTFLFKHLLKEVALKHGLTVVCMAKPLAHTPGSSMHIHQSVVEQRSGRNIFSAADGQATPAFYHFIAGQQAALADFTLLFAPHVNSYQRLCHPYASPNNACWSQDNRAAGLRIPASAPVARRVENRLPGADANPYLALAASLAAGLHGLEQQLQPSAPIQGAFEVPDNLTLPCTLHAAIERLKNSQLAVELFGKEFIEGYIASKTMELSSYLDEISPWERRILAAQA; this is encoded by the coding sequence ATGACCGCCGCGGGCTTCCTCGAAGGTCGGCGCTTGCAGATGGCTCGTGGGGTGCTCTTGCAATGCATCATGGGCGGCTACCCTGCGCCACGTTTTTACGGCAGCGATGATGGCGATCTGGCGCTGAATGCCGTCCCGACCCAGATTCACCGTCTGCCCTGGAGTGATACGCCGTGCGCCCTGGCCATCTGTGATGCGGATGAGTTGGATGGCAGTAGCTCAGGCCTGTCCACCCGCGGCTTGCTCAAGCAGGTGGTGGCGAACTATTCCGCTCATGGTTGGCTGCCGGTGGTGGCGACCGAGTTGGAGTTCTTCGTATTTGCGCCGAACCCTGATCCACAGCAAGCGTTTCAGCCGCCAGCAGGCCTGGATGGTCGGCGCGAGGATGGCAGCAGTGCCTTCAGCGCCAGCTCGAATAACGGTCTGCGGCCGTTCTTCAGCGAGGTGTATCGGTGCATGGCCGCGTTAGGGTTGCCGCGCGATACCTGTATGCATGAGATGGGTGTCAGTCAGTTCGAGATCAATCTGCTGCATGGCGACCCGCTATTGCTGGCCGACCAAACCTTTTTGTTCAAGCACCTGCTCAAGGAGGTCGCACTCAAGCATGGACTGACAGTGGTGTGTATGGCCAAGCCGTTGGCGCATACCCCAGGCAGCTCCATGCACATCCACCAGAGCGTGGTCGAGCAGAGGAGCGGCAGGAATATCTTCAGCGCCGCGGATGGCCAGGCGACGCCAGCTTTCTATCACTTCATCGCTGGTCAGCAAGCGGCGCTGGCGGATTTCACCCTGCTGTTCGCACCGCATGTGAATTCCTACCAGCGGCTCTGCCATCCTTATGCCTCGCCGAACAATGCCTGCTGGTCGCAAGACAACCGCGCCGCGGGTCTGCGCATTCCGGCCAGTGCGCCGGTGGCACGGCGAGTGGAAAATCGCCTGCCAGGCGCTGATGCCAACCCCTATCTGGCGCTGGCGGCCAGCCTGGCTGCCGGCCTACATGGTCTTGAGCAGCAGTTGCAGCCGAGTGCGCCGATCCAGGGTGCATTCGAGGTGCCGGATAATTTAACGCTGCCTTGTACCCTGCATGCTGCCATCGAGCGTCTGAAAAATAGTCAATTGGCCGTCGAACTGTTCGGCAAGGAATTCATCGAAGGCTACATCGCCAGCAAGACCATGGAATTGAGCAGTTATCTCGACGAGATCTCGCCGTGGGAGCGCCGCATTCTCGCCGCCCAGGCTTAA
- a CDS encoding TIGR04283 family arsenosugar biosynthesis glycosyltransferase, whose product MTPLLSVIIPARNEAAALPWLLADLAPLRAAGAELIVVDGGSRDATAELAVAQADKVLETSAGRALQLNAGAAVARADYLWFVHADTRVSAASIQRLLAVLAERPIWGRFDVRLSGSGLALRLIGTMINLRSRLTGVATGDQGIFVARESFEALGGYAEIPLMEDIELSGRLKRRVRPRCLRPALSTSSRRWERDGIWRTVLLMWRLRLAYSCGASPDQLARRYHRGPPL is encoded by the coding sequence GTGACGCCTTTACTCAGCGTGATCATCCCGGCTCGCAATGAGGCTGCGGCTCTACCCTGGCTGCTGGCGGATCTGGCTCCGTTGCGCGCGGCGGGAGCGGAGCTGATTGTGGTGGATGGCGGCAGCCGCGACGCGACAGCTGAGTTGGCGGTGGCGCAGGCCGATAAGGTGCTCGAGACGAGCGCGGGGCGCGCCCTGCAACTGAATGCTGGCGCCGCTGTCGCACGGGCGGATTATCTGTGGTTCGTGCATGCCGATACCCGGGTCAGTGCTGCGTCCATCCAGCGATTGCTTGCCGTGTTGGCTGAGCGGCCGATCTGGGGGCGTTTTGATGTGCGTTTGTCGGGCAGTGGCCTGGCACTACGTTTGATCGGTACGATGATCAACCTGCGTTCGCGCTTGACCGGTGTGGCGACGGGCGACCAGGGAATCTTCGTCGCCCGTGAGTCGTTTGAGGCGCTGGGCGGTTACGCGGAGATCCCGCTGATGGAAGATATCGAGCTCAGCGGGCGCTTGAAACGGCGGGTGCGCCCGCGCTGCTTGCGTCCTGCGCTGTCAACTTCTAGCAGGCGCTGGGAGCGCGATGGTATTTGGCGTACCGTGTTGCTCATGTGGCGCTTGCGGCTGGCCTACTCTTGTGGCGCCAGCCCGGATCAGTTGGCGCGGCGGTATCACCGAGGGCCACCGCTATGA